The Tolypothrix sp. PCC 7712 region AACCAGTATTTATTATCGATGTTAATCGGCACTTCAAATTAACAAACCTTGTGGTACAGACATCTAGCCCGCCTTCATAATTTAGCTTCAATACTAATTAGCTTATACCCATAATCATTTAATTATAATTTTTAATTACGAATTACGAATTACGAATTACGAATTAGAAATTATTACTCGATTTCCTCACAGCGAATTAATAGCCTTTCCATCGCCTCTGCTAGGGATATTAATTCTATCCAAGAGGAACCGCTAACTAAATTTTGCGCGTGCGCTAATCGGTTGCGTAGCTGTTCGGCGGATTTGAGAAAACGTTCTCCAGATCGCTTGGATTTTAGTTCAAGTTGCTGAAGCAGTTCTGGTTGATTTAAAACTAATTCTCGTTTATCACAAAATTGCAGATAATCTAGCAAATCTGTAGCTTCATTTCTCTCTTGACTTTCTCGCCATAGACGTTGTGCTACTTGTAAGCGTTCTGGTTTGAGAACTTTTTGCCAAGAATCTTGAGGATAGTAAAGCCGCACTAAACGCAACAAATTCATCTCTAACAGCGTTACTAAGCCAAATAGCAGCATTCGTGCGGGTGCTTTTTGTAAATCGCCACAAGTCACAATCCCCGTTACTTGATTGCAGTCAAGCACAAATAATCGGGGAGTTTGTTGGAGAATAGGTAGCAGCTTCATCAGTGGAGTAGAAATCGCAATCAGTTCTTTGGGATGAAACACTCGCTGATACTCACTACACTTACCAGCTTTGGCTTTCATCAAGCTGCTGCGTTCTACATAACCGCTGATACTGTCTCCTGACTCCACACCCACAACATCAAAATCCTTTGCTTGCATCCAATGCAGAACTTCAATGACATCAGCTTCAGCCGAAACGGCTTTGAGGGGTTCTGCAACATATTCAATAGTGATGTTGTTCTCAAACAAACTCCGCAAATCTTGAGAACGCGATTTAAGCTGTTTCATCTGCGTTTATTAATAAGTCATCCGCAGTATCAGTATTTCATGACAGCCTGCATCGTTTCAGTGCAAACTGTATCCTACTGCGGATAGCATTCTGCTGGTTAATTAAAATATTAGGCGATCGCGCTTCGATAAATAAAAAGCTGAGTACCATGTAGCATACCTTAGGCGTAAGCCGTAACACACGAAAAGCCTTAGCAAAGGTACGTTACCCGGAAGCGATCGCACTAGCAAAAACCAATGTTTTCCAAGGCTGAATTGCTAATTTTCTTTAAATTCAAGCTATTTCTTTTAAAGAAAGTATCATATTCTTGGCTAAGTTTGATTGTAAACTATTTTATTAACAGTTATAGCAACGCATTGCTAAAGCACTATCTTTCTGATTACTCTTGGAAATTTTCTTTAAGATAAATTATGAAATTTTCAGCAAAGCTAAATTTACCAAAAATTCTCAATTTAATCTCACTTGGTTTGTGTTTAAGTGCAGGCAGCGTATTAGCCCAAACATTAGCTCTCCCTAATAATTTAATTAATTTTAGCTCTGATGAGGGTAAAAAATTATTGCTTGAAAGCCAATCACGAGAAGATTTTTTTCCTCTTAGCAGTCAGTTTGTCACCCAAAATAACCAAGCCTATTGTGGTGTTGCAAGTATTGTCATGGTGTTGAATAGTATGGGGATTCCAGCACCAGAAGCGCCACAATATAAACCTTTTCGCGTGTTTACTCAAGATAACTTCTTTAGTAATGAAAAGACTAAAGCTGTGATTGCGCCTGAAGCAGTCTCACGCCAAGGTATGACTTTAGATCAACTGGGAGGATTATTAGGAAGTTACGGTTTGAAAGTAGAAGTTTACCATGCGGCTGATAGCAGTTTAGAAAATTTTCGGAAGATGGCAGCCGAGAATTTAAAACAATCAGGAAATTTTGTGATAGTTAACTATTTACGCAAAGAAATTGGACAGGAAAAAGGCGGTCATATTTCTCCTTTAGCTGCATATAATCAACAAACAGATAGATTTTTAATTATGGATGTTTCTCGTTATAAATATCCGCCTGTTTGGGTAAAAACGGCAGATTTATGGAAAGCGATGAACAGCGACGATAGAGCCTCAGGTAAAACACGCGGTTTTGTATTTGTCAGTAAAGGTTCTTAATTTCACACCAGCATGAAAGCTGATTTGGATAATTTTTGTGATTCAGAGGAGCCTATTCCGCGCATCCTACAGCAGTTTGATGGCTATGCTGCGGCAATCTTTTTCAGATGATGTGCTTTTTCATTGTCAGCCTTGGCGAACCTTCTCATTGAGGAGAGGATAAGCTTTTGTAAGGTTTCCCCCTGTTATGCGCTAATTCTTCAGTCAAAATTGACTGCTGCGAGAGTGAGAAACCCTACTTTTTGAAAAAGCCGCGGTTATGGGCAGTAAATTTTAGTAAAGTCAGTGCTTTTCACGTTTCAGGCATCTGGCCATGAACCAATACTGCTCGGTTAAGGATTTTCAACTCGGAATTTGGTTTGGGAAAAAGGTGAAAGGGTAAGGGTTAAAGGTTTTTTCTTGCCCCTTTTACCCTTCCCCTTTTCCCCTTAACCGACAAGTATTGGGCCATGAACCAAAGTGATTTTTCATCTAAAATTGGCATGGTCAACCTGTATCAGCCATATAGTTAGCGCTTTAGCACCTTACAAGCACTGTAGAGGCCAAGTGGTGAAGCAGCGAAGTCTTCTCTAAACTTATGGCAGAAAAGGCAGTTGCTATTTTGGGTAAGGTGCAGGCAATTGTAAAAGCTATATATGAACCTAATTTGATATTCTTAAAATTTAAATTAATGTGGTAAAGAATACTAAATATTTAATTAATCAACGTAAATTGAATGCAT contains the following coding sequences:
- a CDS encoding phytochelatin synthase family protein, translating into MKFSAKLNLPKILNLISLGLCLSAGSVLAQTLALPNNLINFSSDEGKKLLLESQSREDFFPLSSQFVTQNNQAYCGVASIVMVLNSMGIPAPEAPQYKPFRVFTQDNFFSNEKTKAVIAPEAVSRQGMTLDQLGGLLGSYGLKVEVYHAADSSLENFRKMAAENLKQSGNFVIVNYLRKEIGQEKGGHISPLAAYNQQTDRFLIMDVSRYKYPPVWVKTADLWKAMNSDDRASGKTRGFVFVSKGS